The genomic stretch atgaagaaaacaatagcaaagatcaatgaaactaaaagctggttctttgaaaagataaacaaaattgataaacctttagccagactcatcaagaaaaatagggagaggactAAAATCAgtaacattagaaatgaaaaaggagaagttacaatggacaccacagaaatacaaaggatcataagagactactacaaccaactatacaccaataaaatggacaacctagaagaaatggacaaattcttagaaaggtacaatctcccaagactgaaccaaaaacaaatagaaaatatgagcagaccaatcacaagtactgaaattgaaactgtgattttaaaatttccatcaaacaaaagtccaggaccagatggcttcacaggcaaatgcTATGAAACATTTAAGAAGAGTCAACACCAAACCTTCTGAAACTAtgccaaaaaattgcagaggaaggaaaactcccaagctcattctacaaggccaccatcaccctgataccaaaaccagacaaagataccacaaaaaaagggaaattacagaccagtatcactgatgaatatagatgcaaaaatcctcaaaaaaatactagcaaactgaatccaaaaacacattaaaggatcatacatgatgatcaactgggatttacccagggatgcaaggattcttcaatatatgcaaatcaatcaatatgatacaccacattaacaagttgaagaataaaaactctatgatcatctcaatagattcagaaatagcttttgacaaaattcaatacccatttatgataaaaactctccaaaaagtgggcatagagggaacctacctcaacataataaaggccatatatgatgaacccacagtaaacatcattctcaatggtaaaaaaatgaaagcatttcctctatcaTCAGAtttaagacaaggatgtccactctcaccactactattcaacatagttttggaagtcctagccacagcaatcagagaagaaaaggaaacaaatggaatccaaattggaaaagcagtaaaattgttactgtttgcagctgacatgatactagacatagaaaatcctaaagatgctaccagaaaactactagagttcatcaatgaatttggtaaagttgcaggacaccatattaacacacagaaatgtcttgcatccttatacactaacaataaaagatcagaaagagtaattaaggaaacgatcccatttaccatctcatcaaaaagaataaaacacctaggaataaacctacctaaggaggcaaaagatctatactcagaaaacaataagatgctgataagaaatcaaaaatgacataaacagatggaaagatataccatgttcttggattggaaaaatcaatattgtcaaaatgactatactacccaaagcaatctaaagattcaatgcaatctctatcaaattaccaatggcatttagaAGTAGAACACAAAATTTTTCAATAAAacaatttgtattgaaacacagaagacccagaatagccaaagtaatcttgagaagaaaaaaaaaatgaagctggaggaatcagactccctgacctcagactattctacaaagctaccataatcaaaacagtatggtactggcacaaaaacagaagtatagatcagtggaacaggatagaaagtccagaggtaaacccatgaacctatggtcaactaatctatggcaaaggaagcaaggatatacaatggagaaaaggctgTTTttttcaattagtggtgctgtgaatactgaacagctacatgtaaaagaatgaaattagaacactccgtaacatcatacacaaaaattaactcaaaaggattaaagacctacatgtaaggacagatactataaaactcttagatgaaacactgtctgacataaattgcagcaatatattttttgatccacctcctaaagtaatgaaaacaaaaacaaaattaaacaaatgggacctaattaaacttaaaagcttttgcaaagcaaagaaaaccataaacaaaacaaatgggagaaaatatttgcatataaagCAACTGAcagggatttatctccaaaatatacaaacagctcattgaactcaatatcaaaaacacaaacaaaccaatcaaataaaggacagaagatctaaatagacatttctccaaagaagacatacagatggccaaaaagcacatgaaaagatgctccacatgactaattattagagaaatgcaaatcaaaactgcaatgaggtatcacctcacatcagtcacaatggccatcatctaaaaatttacaaacaataaatgctggagagggtgtggagaaaagagaaccctcccacaccgttggtgggaatgtaaatgggtaaACCTTTATGGAGAATcatatggaggctccttaaaaaacagagctactgtatgatccagcaatcccactcctgggcatatattcagaggaaaccataatttctaacaatacatgcaccccagtgttgattgcagcactatttacaattgccaagacatgggagcaacctaaatgtccatcaacagatgaatggatatagaagatgtggtacatatatacaatagaatactattcagccataaaaagtaccaaataatgccatttgtagcaacatggatggacctagagattatcatactaagtgaagtaagtcagatggagaaagacaaatatcatatgatatcacttatatgtggaatataataaaaatcaacttgtttacaaaacagtaaACGTCTCACAGATCtcgaaatcaaacttatggttaccaaaggggaaatgttggGGGAAGTGAtcaattaggaggttgggattaacatatacacactactatatacaagatagataattaataaggacctactgtatagcacaggatgctctactcagtattctgtgataacctatatgggaagagaatctgaaaaagaatgtgtgtatatatatatatatatatatatatatatatatatatacatatagctctgtgtgtgtgtgtataactatacacctgaaactaacacaacatcgcaAATCTACtatactacaagaaaaaaaatttttttaattggagaaaaaaataaagtagttcTTTTTAGGTTTCATATTTTATTATCAAAGAAAGTTTTTTTAAGATCAAATAATCACTATTAATTTTCAATAAGGTAGGATTTATGATTTGACTCTATACCCTTCTGACATTTTTACCctccagaatgaaaaaaaagaaaagcagaggctTAATCTTTTATGTACTTCCAAAGGTTTATTTACTTAGAAATTGGCTGATGGAAAACTTTTTGCTTCAGGAACCTAAGGACGAAGTCCACCTACATTTTGCCTGTTGGGATTCATCTGGGACAAGTATTTGGAATTTGTGCATCCTGTGGAATTGTCCTACGTTCTGATTTCCAAGAAAGCTACAAGGAAGCAAGGCCCTGGCCTCCAGGTGTTTCTCTAGTTCTTATAGTTGTGTGCGTCCATTCACTTCCAGCCCAGTAGTGCAATCCCCGCCCTGCTCCACAAGGAAGATGCTCCAGCTCTGAGTTACTATCTATTGAAAACCCAAGCTTTACCCTGAGTCTCTGACACTCTCATGCTTGCAAGCTGCCCTCTAGTTGCTTCAAATGCTGGGCTTGTAAAGACAGATTTACTTGTACTCCTTTTGTACTTTGAGGGACAAATATTATGAGCTGAAAGCTGAGTGGCAGTCTCCTATGAGTGTTCAATAAGGCAAAGTGCTTGTGAAGTATCACCCCCATGGCTGCGTTCTATCTGCTGATTAAGACTAAAATAGTGCATGTGGAAATGGAGAACCATTGGAAATTCATGGGCCAGCCGAGATCACAGCCCATCATAATTTCTCATGTGAAAATGTGATTTCCCTACCCCTGTTTCCACTGGTTACTCTGCTGAGAAGCTTTAAATGAGTTTCCCAGCCTGTGACAAGGGACTTCTGCCATGGCATTGCTTGGGGGGCACAATTCAGAGTAACAAAGGCACCAGGTTTCCAGAAACTTAGACTGACCAAGGGATGGCTTTCAGGCTTATGGAATGATGACTCCTAAATGGGGAAAAAGCAGATGTTTCTGAACAGCTTAAGCCACTTCCTGATTTTAATACAGTTTCCACAATCACTTTGTATCTGACAATTGTACCTGATGGAGAGAGCACAACATGACAGCTGTGTGGGCATTTGAGGCCTAAAGGACATGCCTACCTTCCCAGGACTCTGGATAGTGATTAtacttgtttctattttcatataGGAATTAAGGCATTactaaaccatttaaaaaataaaattttttaaataaataatttcacatAGCATGAATTATTTTGTTAAGCAAATGTAACTTTTCTTGTAGCTTCCTTCCCCTACCCCATTAATATCATGATTTCCTTTTTCTAATCCTAGACTATTTTATGTCCCCTGCAAAGTGTAAATCGTCCCCCTACAGAATTTAATTAGGATAATTCATTACAGCCACAGGTTTGAGCAATTTACTGGGAAATGTGGACTTTCAAACTGGGGGCCCCACTTTAACACAGTTTAATATAAATAGTAAGGAGAATGGACAAATTGTAATCAATAGTTTAAAACTCTTGCTAGGGACATTCAGTCTGAATAAAgcagtatattctttttcactggAATTACACCAACCCAGTGTGGTTACATGAACCAGAACTTATTTGGCAATTAGGTATTTCTGActaataaaaataggaaataaaatggtTTCTGAATAAAGACATGGAGTTCTCCATCACCCAGGACCCCTGCTCCAATCactgcctccttctctccttcccttcaaaGCACTTAAGGTATCCAAATAGATATTGTTATTCATTCTTCTCATTTCCCATTTCCTCCACAACCCCCAATTATTGTTTCCTGCCTTCAAACCTTTACTGAAACTGCTTGTGTTAAATTTATTGATGTCTTTCTGTTTGCCAAGGTCAACAGAAGCTTTAATGCCTTAAGTGATTcccctttctgacttccttctttACTCACATGGTCTCCTGTCTGATTTAACTCCATCTCTAGCCATTTCCTCTCTGCCTCTATTCTGTTCCTCTGTCTACCCTTACACACTCTCTCAGCTTTCAttcatcttccttctttcttggtCTCTACTTCCCCTAAGTCTCCTCATCCTGAATTCAACTACCATTTACACAATGATAATTTTTTAGTCTTTTCTCTGGTTTAGACTTCTAAGATCCAGCCTCTCATTTCTGTCTCCTGAGCTTCCCCACCTGGGTGACTGGCATGGAGATAGTACTACATGGCCACCCaaactgttgttttctttttttgtatgttaCCAGCCACATAGTTGCCAGCCTTCTCTGCATTTATGTGGGGCCATGTGATAGGCATATGGCCAATGGAATATGGGTGAACTTGACACACATCGCTTCCATTTCTGGTCCCTGTGATGCCCTGCATGGTCCTCTAagctctttctcttccctgacAATGTTGGAGGATGGTAGGGCATGAGGTCCACCAGCCAAGAACATTCAATCCATGTTTTGCTGAAATGAAGAACACTGTTGTCTTAGACCCCTGAGAAGTGGGGTTGTCAGTTACAGCAGTTAGATTGCCCTGGTTATTATGGTGTAATGAAGGTACACCGGTAACTCCTTGGTACCTCCAAAAGGAAACTCAGCTTGTTCCACAGAACAAattccccatctcagtaaatgggaCCCCATCTCACACAAACCAGGAATTTTAAGTCTCCCAGAACTTATCCTCCGACCTTATCCCACATCCAGTCTCTCCCCAGGCCATGTTCACTTGACCTCTTTCACATATCCATGGAATAGACACTCTGGTCCAGCCCCTCGTGGCTCCCAGCGCACACAATTACAACTGTCTCCTAATTGTTCTCTGTTTGTCTCCTCCCATCCTTTCCAGCTGGTTGCCCACACCCTTTGAAGGATGATCTTGTTCTCCATCCTCATctctttttcatcttaaaaatgaatgacaCCAATTTTCTGCtcataaatgaatatatatatatatatttagaaattttagaaaactcagaaaagtattaaatagaaaataaatgtcaattaCAATTTCATTACCTCAATACAAACACTGTTAAACATTTGCTTCACAGGCTTCCTATGtcattttttatgtgtgtgtttataattattatccatagtattttaaacttaatttttatctttatcaaaGCAGTACATATATGCATTTTAAAGGTCGCTTACTAATACTACATGAAGCAGAGCAGAATATACTGACCCAAAATATACCTCTTTGGCATAGAATTATTTTAGgctaattatttttatgtaacaGAAGACACAGCAGAAGCTCTGAGAACCAAGGAGAAGTTGcccttttgtaagagacatttacatttataaggggaATTATTATAGGGTGGTCTCAGTCAAGAGCCTAGAAGGGTAAAGAGAAAATTATGTTCCTTCCCGCACATACATATATAGTGAAAAACAGCAGCTCCCTGTCTCAGTCCTCTCAATTTCCAGCTCCACCCCTCAGAAGAAAATGCTTTCAAATAGTTTAGTGATTTATTCAGGGGTTTTTCTCCGTAATTTTAAATGACATTGTTGAACTGCTATTCCTTGATTTCTAAATTATATATGTTATCAACTGACTTTGGTACTATCGAAAATGAAGATTAAGTTTTATATCCATACAAACTTTCTACTTGATAATAAAATTATGCCACCCTTTTGGTTAAACAATAATGGTATTTACATAATTATTACTCTGCaaatattacttaaaattaaacctcatatttcttttcctgttcaagtttcttttttctggagTTTAGTAATTGCCTTTATTTATTGTCTTCTTAGTTTTCTCTACGTATcgcaaatatatattcatattctcaAAAGAATCCAATATGCTTTTCCCTACATAAAAACACATTAGACATTCAGTTAAATACATTTTGGGGCACTTTCCCCATGAAAGCTCTCCACATTCATGTTCCAATCTGGACTATATTTTagtatccaaaatgtataaataatgcttaaaagtcaaaaaaaaaattttaaatgagaaaaaatggggaaaaaagatgCAAAAAGGCTATTCacaagtgaggaaaacaatggcCATTAAACATGTGCAAAGTGGTTCCATTTCATGGGTACTGGCAAAATTAAAATGCTTGATGATTCtaagtttattaaaaagttaaagtgGTACCTTTTGGGAAAGTGTGTCATAATCTAATGAAGTTGCAGACATGCGTGACATACAACACAGCTGTTCACTAGAAGTCATGTACCTTAAAGTAACTTTTACTCACATACATGAGTGGATGTGTACACTTATGCATTTTGCAGCATTGTTCTTAATAGCTCCTGAGGGCAATAGTTCTGATGTACATCAAGAGGacgatggggcttccctgttggcgcagtggttgagagtccgcctgccgatgcaggggacactggttcgtgccccagtccgggaagatcccacatgccgcggagcggctgggcccgtgagccatggccactgagcctgcgtgtccggagcctgtgctccgcaacgggagaggccacagcagtgagaggcccgcgtaccgcaaaaaaaaaagaggacaatgGATACATGAATTATCATGTATTCACACAGTGGACTGCAGTACTGCAGTGAGATTATCAAAGTGCTTATctatatggatgaatctcatatAACAGATGCCATGAAATGATAAAACGTCCATTTCAATATACTAATTATTCCTGGGAGAAAGTGTTGGGGAAGTGATGGGGTAGGACTACACAGAGGGCTATAAACATATTagcattttcttctgaaattagCATGGTGACTACTTTATACTATTTATTCCTCtttatctgaaatgtttcataataCATGAAAAAACTGGAGTCAAATACATTGTAAGAGAGCATATTTGTTTTGACTTTTGAGTATGTAGAAATTGGATAATTCATAAGTTGTAGAGTCCCCATTGAATGATTTTCCAGAAACAGGAtcataaaaataatgttatttgacagaacagaaaggaaagggcttgatttttttccttctctctaaactGCTCTTAGAGATTAGAGGTGCTGCGCTTGAGTGGTATTTTAGGACTGAGTCTCCTGGCTAATGGGCAATTTCATTTTGACTCAAGGGAACTTTATGCCTAAAAGTGCATGAAACAGCAATTAAATGCCTGACTAGAAAAATGAGCTTTGAATATGTTATTCTGTCATTATAACTGGGAAATACCTTCAGAACATTTCAGCCTTCTGTGACACCAAATCTTGCAGACTTGTATGGaaatgttgaaagcttttccAGATTTGCAGCCACTTTAATGTTGTAGGAGTTTGACTTGCTAATTAAGCTAACGTACTCTGCCAGTGATGTTTATTAACATAATTTCTAATTCAGTCCTGATTTTTCTGcatgtgtttcattttggattgAACACATCTCTGCCTTGGACTGTCAATATTTCCACTGTGATGACAGAAGAAGGGCAACAGGCACACAAGATTAAAAGGAGTTATGTCAAGATCCagatctcatcacaatgctagggGGTCCTGTGTGTTACTCTGTCCACCATTAAAAGGGATTCTATGCAGTTCTGCAGTGAAAGCAACACGCTGAAATTAGAGGTCTTGAATTCACTCCAGGTTTTACTAACTCGCTGTCTTGTGGTAAGTAACCCCGAATCTCTTGGCTTTACATACTAAACTGCTAAAAGATTTACAGCACTCACAAAAGTAAGTCTTACTAGACGTTTAGAAATTTCCACTAATAAGTTGCCTTTCTTCCAAAGCATTCCAGATTCTAAAACTAATTAGGTGCTGTCTACTTATTAAGTGCTAGATGATGAATGTTTTTACTGAGTTTTGAAATTCTGGGGAAGGAATGGTGAGGCATAATCATTGTTGGCAGTGAACCGTACACACGATGAACAGCATGATAAAACCTTCAAGTCATTACTGTAGCAGAGTTTTAGCTATTTCACTGGTGGGACTGGAAACAGGTACTGTCTACAACCAACATAAAGAAACATTGATACATCTGAGCTTTCAGGATGGATCCCCAGGATGTCATGTGAGTTGTGACTAAGGagaatgataagtttctttattaGCTAATTTGTATCTAGAAAAGCCAATTTCCAGAACCATAGTTAGTCTGCCCTAGAAATATTCTAGTGACTCAGGAGAAGACGTATAAAATCTGCCCTTTGGTAAAGGGAAGAATGGTTAAGGacttggaaaagaatgaaacactgCACCCAGATTTCAAAGCAGCACTCCCCAACATTTTTAGAGCTATTCCCTGAAGTCTGTAGACAGTGCCAGGGCACTGAGGCAACAGTCCTGGGGCCCTCCTCTACAGGCAGCTTCCATAGCAAGATGCGTGAGCTCTCACCCTGATCATGCTGGTACCCACCGCCCACCCCCCGAAAACTATGAACTTTGTTTTAgagacatttttctctttcttatgacTAGATGGGTTAACTACAGCCTACCTTACCAATTATAGGAAGCAACTTAAGAGCACtagaaaaaataatgcatttcagTGATTGACTACAGCTGCTAGGTAAACCAGAAAATGCTTACCCTTTACACTTAGAAATGTTTTCATACTCTGCTGATTCCAAAGTCAGAGACCAAAGACCCATTTTTTACAGCAGTTTTTCCAGATAAAGGtatatttgtggggtttttttttcaaagtggctTCTGTATGCTAAGAATCATCGAGGTCTCTCCAAGTCTTAGGTtcatcttttaaaacattaaggAGTGGAAAATCCAGAAAATTTGAAGAAGTCTTGTTTGAGACCTGTGTTATTTTGATTCCAATGAATGAAAGTCAATTTTATATGGCTTAAGTGCAAAGGGAGGGAGATAGTTGGGTTAAAATCAAGCTGTAGGCAGGGAAAGGATGTAACTGAGCTCAGAAACATCTGAAACTAGGAACTTGAAAGCCAACAGGTCTTTCACTCTGCCTCTCATTTTAGCTTTTCTTTGAGTTccaatttcattttctctcctatTAGGCCACACTGCTACACGGCTGACTTATGTCTaattcctaatttaaaaaaaaacatacctaATAGATCCAGAGGAGGGGCTTTGATATGGTTAGGGTGAGAAGGGAGATGAGAAGAGTAAGAAAACCCAGCACTCCCATGAGAATCAGATAGTTACCGTACAGAGAATGAGTGCTGTTCTCAGAAGAAATAGGGTTTGGAGCAGACAAACCAAGAGGTGTCCACAGTGAAATCTCATTGAATCCTTTAACATTTGCAATGTGTAGGTGATAAAACAGATTTAGAGCAGGGCagtgatttgttcaaggtcatgCAACTCCTAAGTGGAGGAACTATGACTTGAATCTGGACTTTATCTCCCAacccctttctcttctctaataTATATGATTTAATCTACTGGTTGGCAGCATATGTATGTTGGTGTATGTCAGATGACACTGTGATATCTGTAAGATTTGGGAGCGGGACACAGGGAGGTTCTCTGTGCTCTAAGTTTTGGGATTTGCCTCAAGGAGCCTATGAGCAATGCCGGTGAGTCATTCCTTCTCTAAGATGTGGGCTGTGTTAGGCTTTTGAAttacagaaaggagaaaaagaaatggtatgACTAATTAAccaataattataaaacattaaatgtgCAAAAAGGAAACCTACCTGATGAGGCCATGAGAAAATTGTGTAATAGAGGGTTGTGTTTGTTTTAATGAATGGGGATACGCATTTATGGAAGTTTTCCTTGTGGAAGATTCTAAGGTTATTTAAGTCAGAAATTGGTTGATTCTGAGAGTCAGTTCCTAAATGTGTGTACATgctcttggttttctttctggGAGTCATCTAATTTTGGGACTCATACTATGAAGTGTGAGAAACTTGAATTAATTTCAGAGGAAATACGTTCATTAAAGGCCAACGAATGTCAGTTCACTGTACCAGCTAGCTACTGCTGTGTGACAAATCACTTCAGTGATTTAAAGCAgcatgtgtgggcttccctggtggcgcagtggttgagagtccgcctgctgatgcaggggacacgggttcgtgccccggtccaggaagatcccacatgccgcggagcggctggcccgtgagccatggccgctgagcctgtgcgtccggagcctgtgctctgcaacgggagaggccgcaacagtgagaggcccacgtaccgcaaaaaaaaaaaaacccaaaaaacagcaTGTGCATCCTGATTGGTGGGGTTTTGCTGATTTGCACTGCCCTTGATCGTATAGGGATATTTCAAGCAAAGGATGCAGCTGGGCTTGGCTTCTTACTGCCACTTGGCTCAGACTGCTTTATGTGTATTCATCTTGGGGCCTAAGCTGAGGGGACAGCAGCCACAGAAGGGAACCTCTGCTCATGACACAGGTGGAGATGTGAGAGAACATGCCCAATCATGTAAGCAAGTTTTAATCTTTTGATTGTGTCATGTTTGCTGGCATCCATTGGCAGAAAAATGGCCAAGCTCAAAATCAAAGTGTGAAGAAGAATGTCCCTCTCATGGAGATGGTGTGGGGTGGAGTGAGTGAATAGTTCTAGACAATAATCCAATCCACCATAGAGTCCAGagctaaaagtttatttttaaaaagtacattttaaaagtgcattcccagggcttccctggtggcacagtggttaagaatccacctgccaatgcaggggacacaggtttgatccctggcccaggaagatcccacgtgcaacggagcaactaagccctgcaccacaactactgagcctgcactcgagagcccgccagccacaactactgaagcccgtgtgcctagagccggtgctctgcaacaagagaagccactgcaattagaagcccatgcacggcaacgaagagtagtccccactcgccgcaactagagaaagactgcacacagcaaagaagacccaaggcagccaaaaaaaaaaaaaaaatgtgcgttcccaggtgattctaaaggAGAAGCACCACATATTGTGAGAAGGTGTTGACTTTTAAGAGTGGTGAGCAGACCGGCCGGAGCAGGTCCGGGGTGAGGCGGCGGTGACCCTGGGCCTGGCCATGGTGCAGGCCTGGTACACGCACAAGTCGGGCAATGACCCGCAGTGGCCCCACCGCGGGGAGCCCGGGCGCCTGGTCGCCCTGGAGCAGCTGCGCGGGCTCGGGGTCCTTTACTGTAAGCTGGATGCTGACAAATATGAGAATGATCCAGAATTAGAAAAGGTCcgaaaagagaaaaaacactcCTGGATGGACATAATAACCATATGCAAAGACGTACTACcaaattacaaagaaaagatTAAGATGTTTTATGAGGAGTATTTACACCTGGACGACGACGAGATTCGCTACATCCTGGACGGCAGTGGGTACTTCGATGTGAGGGATAAAGAGGACAGTTACAATCAAGACTTCAAATTTTAACAGAAAAacttgtacattgtttttttttagttaacAATTCTGAGATTCAATTATACCTAATTTGTTATAATCATAGAAAAACCCTAAATTAACCTCATATTTGAAAGGCAGTTTGctttaagttttttgtttgtttgtttaaactgGATTAAAAATctttatgtcaaaaaaaaaaagagtggagagtATATATTTTTGCCACCAGAGGAAAtcaatggttttctttctttcttaaagttAACTTTTCTATATATTGAACTTCTACTCAATCTACTATTATTAATTTCATGTCAGCCAAGTATACAagtcagggttttccagagatAGAACCAATAGA from Mesoplodon densirostris isolate mMesDen1 chromosome 10, mMesDen1 primary haplotype, whole genome shotgun sequence encodes the following:
- the LOC132497924 gene encoding acireductone dioxygenase-like; protein product: MVQAWYTHKSGNDPQWPHRGEPGRLVALEQLRGLGVLYCKLDADKYENDPELEKVRKEKKHSWMDIITICKDVLPNYKEKIKMFYEEYLHLDDDEIRYILDGSGYFDVRDKEDSYNQDFKF